In the genome of Mytilus edulis chromosome 3, xbMytEdul2.2, whole genome shotgun sequence, one region contains:
- the LOC139515857 gene encoding uncharacterized protein, whose protein sequence is MPFTICPFDHKVIAAGSLSITTGIAVFTTYKWLSERRRKAQSNVYESEKLVNEYLAFHFANEKNIRLDLIPSSALDFPKRCADLCLKHSETLLKFNSVSRALDIGCAVGRSSFELARKFQEVIGIDYSQAFVDACQQLKDQDSRVYFITDEGELTTGCSAKVAEGIDKSRCSFQQGDACDLPHDIGKFGCVLAANLICRLHTPVDFLNRMADLVIPGGILVITSPYTFLEEFTPKSNWLGGYIGKDNKPVTGKMTLKKVLGPAFDLVDEVDMPFSIRETARKNQLTVAEATVWRRKNV, encoded by the exons ATGCCGTTCACAATTTGTCCATTTGACCACAAAGTTATAGCTGCAGGATCTCTGTCTATCACCACTGGAATCGCAGTTTTCACGACTTATAAATGGTTATCTGAAAGAAGGCGAAAAGCTCAAAGTAACGTTTATGAATCGGAAAAATTAGTGAACGAATACCTTGCTTTTCATTTTGCAAATGAGAAGAACATTCGCCTAGATCTTATTCCTTCAAGTGCTCTCGACTTTCCTAAACGATGTGCTGATTTGTGTCTAAAACACTCGGAGACTCTTTTGAAG TTTAATTCCGTTTCACGAGCATTAGATATAGGATGTGCAGTGGGTCGATCATCGTTTGAATTAGCCAGGAAGTTCCAGGAAGTCATTGGTATTGACTATAGTCAAGCTTTTGTTGATGCTTGTCAACAGTTAAAGGACCAAGATAGCAGAGTCTACTTCATCACAGACGAGGGAGAGCTAACGACAGGCTGTTCTGCTAAAGTTGCTGAGGGCATT GATAAAAGTAGATGTTCCTTTCAACAAGGTGATGCCTGTGACCTGCCACATGACATTGGAAAGTTTGGATGTGTATTAGCAGCCAATCTAATTTGTAGACTCCATACTCCAGTAGACTTCCTCAATAGAATGGCTGATTTAGTTATTCCTGGTGGAATTTTAGTGATTACCTCCCCTTATACTTTCCTTGAAGAATTTACACCCAAG agcAATTGGTTAGGAGGATATATAGGTAAAGACAACAAGCCTGTTACAGGGAAGATGACCTTGAAAAAAGTTTTAGGACCAGCATTTGACCTTGTCGATGAAGTAGATATGCCTTTCTCTATTAGAGAAACAGCAAGAAAAAATCAGTTGACTGTTGCTGAAGCCACTGTGTGGAgaagaaaaaatgtttaa
- the LOC139515859 gene encoding estrogen receptor-like isoform X2, producing the protein MAERLNFPDEDYEDALTVLKGFSDNNFGIGAVIRILTDCGNNMSGDSIDKLSLKDDSLAGGYPGGYLLPHMMPSQIPSSTTSPHDGRMLTMLDGSLSFTNTHKLKHEIMSSGSGHNKLCQVCSDNASGFHYGVWSCEGCKAFFKRSIQGPVDYVCPATNSCTIDKHRRKSCQACRLRKCYEVGMNKGTQRKERKPSANSKLPTKRSRADSTDNIVNSTSGSPNPAKSPRRSETSAILDALSKADMPIVESYHNHNMPPSRTHLLNSLVKLAERELVQLINWAKNVPGYIDLSLSDQVHLIECCWMELLLLNCTFRSMSYNGKRLVFAPDFVLDRSHWEMMGMTEIFEQVSAVSENFIQYQLHKNESLLLQATVLVNAEVRRLTSCDKIHRMRQSILDAVVDTAQKYHPDNLRHVPSILLMLTHIRQAGTRAIAYFQKLKQEGTVTFSDLLKEMLDSQDYTEIKTENPTT; encoded by the exons GGATTCTATAGACAAACTGAGCCTGAAGGATGACAGCCTTGCGGGTGGTTATCCTGGAGGATATCTTCTCCCTCATATGATGCCTAGTCAGATTCCGTCCTCTACAACATCTCCACACGATGGTCGGATGTTAACGATGCTAGATGGCTCTTTATCATTCACCAATACTCACAAACTCAAGCATGAGATCATGTCTTCTG GTTCTGGTCACAACAAACTGTGCCAGGTCTGCAGTGATAATGCCTCAGGATTTCACTATGGAGTATGGTCTTGTGAAGGATGTAAGGCTTTCTTCAAACGCAGTATTCAGG GACCTGTAGATTATGTTTGTCCAGCTACCAATAGTTGTACTATAGACAAGCACAGAAGGAAAAGTTGTCAGGCCTGCAGACTGAGGAAGTGCTACGAAGTCGGCATGAATAAAG GAACACAAAGAAAAGAAAGGAAGCCAAGTGCTAATAGTAAACTTCCAACAAAAAGAAGTCGAGCAGATTCTACTGATAATATAGTCAACTCTACAAGTGGCAGTCCTAATCCAGCAAAA AGTCCAAGAAGGTCAGAGACATCAGCCATATTAGACGCACTATCCAAAGCAGACATGCCGATCGTAGAAAGTTACCACAATCATAATATGCCACCATCCAGAACACATTTGTTAAATTCTCTGGTCAAATTGGCAGAGAGGGAATTGGTCCAACTGATCAACTGGGCTAAAAATGTACCAG GTTATATTGATCTGTCATTGAGTGATCAGGTCCATTTGATAGAATGTTGTTGGATGGAGTTACTCTTACTAAACTGTACCTTCAGATCTATGAGTTACAATGGAAAGAGACTGGTGTTTGCTCCAGATTTTGTTCTTGACag atcaCACTGGGAAATGATGGGTATGACAGAAATATTTGAACAAGTCAGTGCCGTGTCAGAGAACTTTATACAATATCAACTACACAAAAACGAATCACTACTGTTACAAGCTACAGTATTAGTCAATGCAG AAGTCAGGAGGCTAACAAGTTGTGATAAAATACATAGAATGAGACAGTCGATTCTAGACGCAGTGGTGGATACTGCACAGAAATACCACCCTGACAATCTACGTCATGTTCCATCAATATTACTCATGTTAACGCATATCAGACAAGCAGGAACGAGGGCAATAGCTTACTTCCAAAAACTTAAACAAGAAGGTACCGTCACTTTCTCTGATCTGTTAAAGGAGATGTTAGATTCTCAGGACTATACTGaaatcaaaacggaaaatccaACAACATGA
- the LOC139515859 gene encoding estrogen receptor-like isoform X3, producing MLKHAKCVCNTTISLIYKLYFNFKRTKPIKSPDTWAGDSIDKLSLKDDSLAGGYPGGYLLPHMMPSQIPSSTTSPHDGRMLTMLDGSLSFTNTHKLKHEIMSSGSGHNKLCQVCSDNASGFHYGVWSCEGCKAFFKRSIQGPVDYVCPATNSCTIDKHRRKSCQACRLRKCYEVGMNKGTQRKERKPSANSKLPTKRSRADSTDNIVNSTSGSPNPAKSPRRSETSAILDALSKADMPIVESYHNHNMPPSRTHLLNSLVKLAERELVQLINWAKNVPGYIDLSLSDQVHLIECCWMELLLLNCTFRSMSYNGKRLVFAPDFVLDRSHWEMMGMTEIFEQVSAVSENFIQYQLHKNESLLLQATVLVNAEVRRLTSCDKIHRMRQSILDAVVDTAQKYHPDNLRHVPSILLMLTHIRQAGTRAIAYFQKLKQEGTVTFSDLLKEMLDSQDYTEIKTENPTT from the exons GGATTCTATAGACAAACTGAGCCTGAAGGATGACAGCCTTGCGGGTGGTTATCCTGGAGGATATCTTCTCCCTCATATGATGCCTAGTCAGATTCCGTCCTCTACAACATCTCCACACGATGGTCGGATGTTAACGATGCTAGATGGCTCTTTATCATTCACCAATACTCACAAACTCAAGCATGAGATCATGTCTTCTG GTTCTGGTCACAACAAACTGTGCCAGGTCTGCAGTGATAATGCCTCAGGATTTCACTATGGAGTATGGTCTTGTGAAGGATGTAAGGCTTTCTTCAAACGCAGTATTCAGG GACCTGTAGATTATGTTTGTCCAGCTACCAATAGTTGTACTATAGACAAGCACAGAAGGAAAAGTTGTCAGGCCTGCAGACTGAGGAAGTGCTACGAAGTCGGCATGAATAAAG GAACACAAAGAAAAGAAAGGAAGCCAAGTGCTAATAGTAAACTTCCAACAAAAAGAAGTCGAGCAGATTCTACTGATAATATAGTCAACTCTACAAGTGGCAGTCCTAATCCAGCAAAA AGTCCAAGAAGGTCAGAGACATCAGCCATATTAGACGCACTATCCAAAGCAGACATGCCGATCGTAGAAAGTTACCACAATCATAATATGCCACCATCCAGAACACATTTGTTAAATTCTCTGGTCAAATTGGCAGAGAGGGAATTGGTCCAACTGATCAACTGGGCTAAAAATGTACCAG GTTATATTGATCTGTCATTGAGTGATCAGGTCCATTTGATAGAATGTTGTTGGATGGAGTTACTCTTACTAAACTGTACCTTCAGATCTATGAGTTACAATGGAAAGAGACTGGTGTTTGCTCCAGATTTTGTTCTTGACag atcaCACTGGGAAATGATGGGTATGACAGAAATATTTGAACAAGTCAGTGCCGTGTCAGAGAACTTTATACAATATCAACTACACAAAAACGAATCACTACTGTTACAAGCTACAGTATTAGTCAATGCAG AAGTCAGGAGGCTAACAAGTTGTGATAAAATACATAGAATGAGACAGTCGATTCTAGACGCAGTGGTGGATACTGCACAGAAATACCACCCTGACAATCTACGTCATGTTCCATCAATATTACTCATGTTAACGCATATCAGACAAGCAGGAACGAGGGCAATAGCTTACTTCCAAAAACTTAAACAAGAAGGTACCGTCACTTTCTCTGATCTGTTAAAGGAGATGTTAGATTCTCAGGACTATACTGaaatcaaaacggaaaatccaACAACATGA